In the Nitrospirales bacterium LBB_01 genome, one interval contains:
- a CDS encoding 3-isopropylmalate dehydratase small subunit has product MLIKGKSWKFGRDIDTDAIIPARYLNTSDPAELATHVMEDADKDFSKKISRGDLIVALENFGCGSSREHAPIAIKAAGLSAVLAKSYARIFYRNAFNIGLPIFESSEAVEGIKEGDVVEIDADTGVIKNHSTGVEFKAKPIPPFMQELINSGGLIEWTRKKLKIA; this is encoded by the coding sequence ATGTTAATTAAAGGAAAATCATGGAAATTTGGCAGAGACATTGATACTGATGCTATAATTCCGGCAAGATACTTAAACACGTCAGACCCGGCGGAGCTTGCAACGCACGTGATGGAGGACGCCGATAAGGATTTTTCTAAGAAAATAAGCCGTGGGGATTTAATAGTAGCTCTGGAGAACTTTGGCTGCGGCTCATCCAGAGAACATGCCCCTATTGCCATTAAAGCTGCCGGACTCTCTGCGGTTTTAGCAAAGAGCTATGCCAGAATATTTTACAGAAACGCCTTTAATATTGGACTGCCGATTTTTGAATCTTCTGAGGCCGTTGAGGGCATAAAAGAGGGCGATGTGGTTGAAATTGACGCCGACACGGGAGTAATTAAAAACCACAGCACGGGAGTGGAGTTTAAGGCTAAGCCAATACCTCCGTTTATGCAGGAGCTGATAAACTCCGGCGGCCTTATTGAATGGACACGGAAAAAACTAAAAATCGCCTGA
- a CDS encoding nucleotidyltransferase domain-containing protein — protein MEQKVVNVVNRFKILLSEKITTKEIVVFGSRAREDNTENSDLDILVVVEIAGHSVEKVISDAAWEAGFPDDILIVPVVITLDQLRDSPVRESSFIKNVYREGILV, from the coding sequence ATGGAACAAAAGGTAGTTAATGTAGTAAACAGGTTTAAAATACTTTTGTCGGAAAAAATTACAACAAAAGAGATAGTTGTGTTTGGCTCACGTGCAAGAGAGGATAACACTGAAAATTCCGACCTTGATATTTTAGTTGTTGTGGAGATAGCAGGGCATAGTGTTGAGAAAGTAATTAGTGACGCTGCATGGGAGGCAGGGTTTCCCGATGACATACTTATAGTTCCTGTAGTAATTACACTCGATCAATTAAGGGACAGCCCTGTTAGAGAGTCTTCATTTATCAAGAATGTGTATAGAGAAGGCATTTTAGTTTGA